From the Nocardiopsis changdeensis genome, one window contains:
- a CDS encoding NlpC/P60 family protein: MDGIPDVVLSAYARAAGHLEKEYPDCEGMTWPVLAGIGRRESSHAAGSEISASGLAHRPLITGPRLDGSGAGGNTTPHPDSDGGKWDRDTGFDRAVGPMQFLPTTWASHGLDASGDGVADPHNIFDAAWSAAVYLCVSRPEAGAVDFTDEDDLESALLRYNRSASYVEEVRGFIDSYAEVAVQTAPVPAVGLGAGSPQGRAAAQWALAQVGKPYLWGGTGPGAFDCSGLVMRAWETAGVGIPRVTTDQVNAGTRIGLGELQPGDLLFYDTGAPGGSPSHVTMYVGDGQMVNSPRTGQLIRVEPVNGAYYSSVFVAAVRPG, from the coding sequence CGTGCGGCCGGGCACCTGGAGAAGGAGTACCCGGACTGTGAGGGGATGACGTGGCCCGTGCTCGCGGGCATCGGGAGGAGGGAGTCGAGCCATGCGGCCGGAAGCGAGATCTCCGCTTCGGGGCTGGCGCACCGGCCGCTGATCACCGGGCCCCGCCTGGACGGTTCAGGGGCCGGCGGCAACACCACCCCGCACCCCGACAGCGACGGTGGGAAGTGGGACCGGGACACCGGGTTCGACCGCGCGGTGGGGCCCATGCAGTTCCTCCCCACCACCTGGGCCTCCCACGGTCTCGATGCCTCCGGTGACGGTGTCGCGGACCCGCACAACATCTTTGACGCGGCGTGGAGCGCGGCGGTCTACCTGTGCGTGAGCCGCCCGGAAGCCGGTGCCGTGGATTTCACCGATGAGGACGACCTCGAATCGGCGCTGCTGCGCTACAACAGATCGGCCTCCTACGTGGAGGAGGTGCGCGGGTTCATCGACTCCTACGCCGAAGTCGCCGTCCAGACGGCCCCGGTTCCTGCGGTGGGTTTGGGGGCCGGGAGCCCGCAGGGGCGGGCGGCGGCACAGTGGGCCCTGGCCCAGGTCGGCAAGCCGTACCTGTGGGGTGGAACGGGGCCGGGCGCGTTCGACTGCTCGGGGCTGGTCATGCGGGCGTGGGAGACGGCAGGAGTGGGCATTCCGCGGGTAACCACCGACCAGGTCAATGCCGGAACCCGTATAGGGCTAGGTGAGCTCCAGCCGGGGGACCTGTTGTTCTACGACACCGGAGCGCCCGGCGGCTCGCCCTCGCACGTCACCATGTACGTCGGCGACGGGCAGATGGTCAACTCGCCCAGGACCGGCCAGCTGATCCGCGTCGAACCGGTGAACGGCGCCTACTACAGCAGCGTTTTCGTGGCGGCCGTCAGGCCGGGCTGA